The nucleotide sequence GAACACCCTGTAAACAAATTTccgttaggggagactggggcaatttTGTCAAAccggatatttaattttttacatgctctattgagcatattcttatagaaaatttactgctctataactttgttgagttcacttttctctatctcgaaagGAAATGCGCTTTCCAAGCCATATTTTCTAAAAGATgaatttgtggaaattctcaaaagtgctggggcaaattttgtcaggcaAGGggcattttttgtcattttcttttCCTTTGTTTGGTAGAAAATTTGTTCCTCTACAATTTGTCGCAAATCATTTGCCTGTAAATAAacgaaaaatatgattttcaagtAATTTTCCAAGAGCTGTTTCTCgcaagaaaattctcttcgGCCGCTCAAAAaaacccagcaacgaaagttccctgtttaaacatcgttcagcaaacgcgttcggaacagggttcggtccaatgtaaatccttacgggctgggaaaaagcgaacgcggttgaagcaatagttctccttgatggccaccactttctgaacatttgggaggccgccaccgtcgcgacaggtcgaacagggaactctttcgttgctgggaatGCAGAAAAGGCGAATTGGGCGAGTTGAATGAACGAAGTTTGCCGAATAAATGTCACTTGTggcgaaaaaaaagaagaggaagaagaataTGGCCGAGATGAAGGTTATAGTGGTTTTGTGTTTACAACACTCTTACAGAATTTTCAGATTTTAGAGCTTATTTGTGTATTAGTGAATAATTGGCATTCTATTGGACAGTCTTTATTGTCTTCTTCGTGGTATCCTACTGCCTTGAAGCCCAAAATATTGTGCAGGGTTTTTAGGTCTCAACAGAACAAGTGATTTGACTTGAACCTCTTCTTATTTCCTTATTTTTGTGCAGTTTGCAAGATTCTTCTCAAAATGGCATTTTGTTATTCACCATAAGACTCTGGCGGTATTTCCTGATGACAAAACGGATTTCTTAGTGCTAAGAGGAACAAAGCAACGAATTTAGCTTTCAAGAACCGGAAGAACCGACGAAGTTAAAGATTCCTGTACAAAATCAAAAACATGCTTATGGCACAGAATTTAAAGGACTTAAGCAAGGCTGTCTTAAGACTGTCTGATCTGATCGCGATTCCATTGACAGCCGAGAAAACTGAGATTCTTTCCGGAAAGTTAGTGGagttttggcgaacattattaTTCTGAAACAAGGTACAAAATGAATCTGGGGGTGTGTGGGATGACGACggtcaataaaattaattgttttctggtATCAATAATTATTGATCTGTTATCTATCACTCTACTCCAATTTCCGGGTACTTCAATGCAGGAAGGGAGCTACTGGCAGTTACCAACGGAGTTACGAAGACATTAAGTTATATGCGGAAAATGCACTTTATTTCGGGATAGGTACTAGTTGGAACTTTCTTGTTAAAATCTCACTGGATTTCTTCTTAcgtcactcttcttcttctttacacGCGGAAAAATAAAAAGCAGCTTCCTATGCTTCATTAAAGACACTTAATCGACCTAACTTCGCAGTTTTTAGTAGTTTAGTATCCTCCAATTCTCCTCCTCTTATTTTCCAATAGATTCGCAATGTTTCGCGGTTAATTCCTTGGGATTTGGCAGCCAATCTCACCGATACACCATCCTTCACTGCATTCAGAGCCAACAAGAGCTTCTCAGGGTCAAGCACGTTGTTTCTTCTCTGATACGCTCGGACCATGATACTCTTGAAATGTTGATTAATGGTTACAATTATATTAATATAACTACAAGCTAAATATCCAAATTTTGAAGTTAGGAATCGCTGGAATAGATCAATCTGGAACTCCCTGACTTCGAGAAACGAAAAACGAGAATGCCACTGGGAATCTTTTGATAAACGAAAACAAATAACAAGCGGCGACTTTTTGACAATGGCGTTTCTCTTCGCCGTGGAAAACATCGGAATTCTTCgttttttgccaaattttgccccatgtcttctgacaaattttaccccgaGTGCTCTtttttaatacagtagagtcttctaaattcgaacgctcggggggtatttttgacatttctcacctcccaaattcgaacgattttttcaaaactaacgaaatttgtgtgaaattaaattgtactttgaatcaaattctcgtactttctcgcaagttttagtgctaactacttccttttcattttacacgactataatatatgtaaacattcaaaaagaagcacataaatatgattttcattcaccaagaatacgaactttctaacataacctcacaattgacattttgaatccaaacggcgttcgaatttgagagattcagatttgagagactctactgtaaaagtatttttagaaaGAAGACTTTTTATAAAAAGCTGAAACCGATAACATATTCATGTTGAGCGGGttcaaattacagtagactctcgctaattcggctcttttaagatcggggtactttttaattcgggcagcggttacatttgaaaaaaagtttgttgtcatttttcaagtttgattatgattatcaaatgaatcaaatatgcttaaatttggcatggtttgtctcagttttgatgtgattttgcaattttcatgcaacTTACGATATAAATAAGtgtataaactcaaaatgtgaatgcagatgaataaaaaatcgttgcatttcaaaaagcatgttgcccgaatttctctctaattcagctgacattttggtcccaaatgcccgaatttgagagagtctactgtattatgaaAACACAcacgaatgaaaaaaaattggaaagcaagtcaatgaaaattgatatctccctattgcaaatatattttaaaaagaggcctcaaaatttgaatattttttattttctatatttcttactCGAATTCTTTAAAACATTGgacgtttaactctttcgtctcttttgggactctgagtacccaaagcagcatatgaatgttctacgaaaaacaatgttttttaattattcataactgataaaaatccgattcttgtggatgtttaaaaactataaggatgtccaaatgtaagatattttttgtaggacctcaattaattcctgagtttagatatttttgattaaaaaatggtgaaattggcttgcagcatatgctgcggtccggaaagagttaaaagactTCAATCAGGTTATctgtggtaaaaattttaattttttatcttttctcTTGAAAGATatcgaatattaaaatttttgatttggcaattgccccagtctcccctacttccgTTTGAAAATTTGCGCTGTTTTTTTTCAGCTGACATTCGATGTTTtcgataattgaggttatgtgtctGATTTGTTTTCAATTTGTGGGAAGCAAAACAcgtggatttttgagatttttagtgaaaaagtgCATTAAAAATGGGAAAATCAAAGAAGAAAAACATGAAATTAGGTCAGGCACCAGCCAAAAAGGCCCTCGAGGATCAGATTATGGAGAGTAGGATGCCCAAACAGAAGAATCGCAATAAATTCCGATTGAAGGCTGAGGAAGAAagtgtaagttttttttctcattgaatttttcaagaatCTTTTCAAAATTCCTTGAAATTCCGCAGTTTGTCGACGCAAGGATGACCAAGAAGATCCTCGATGTGGCACGGAAGCAGCAAATTGAAAATGAAGAGGTGGATTTCTCAACGATGTTTGGCCCCACACCGGCGGAAGCTCATAAGATCCTCAAGAAAGCCAGACGGGCTCCCAAACTGGGCAAACCGGCAGAGTCAGATGATGAGGGAGATGATGAAGTAGGACAACAGCCCGAAGTCACAGAACATGATTTCTTTGACGATGTCAAAGTCAATGATGAGGATGAGAAGGCCATTGAGATGTTTCAGCACAAATCGGGTCCAAAAACCAAATCTCTTTCAGAGATTATCATGGAGAAGATAGCAGAGAAGCAGAATGAGCTGCATACACAACTATCAGATGCTGGATCGCTCAAGATTGAGGAGATTGATCCACGAGTGAAGGAAATGTACGAAGGAGTCAGAGATGTGATGAAAAAGTATCGCAGTGGAAAAGTGCCCAAGGCATTCAAAGTGATTCCCAAGCTGAGGAACTGGGAACAGATACTGTACATCACAGAGCCGCAGCACTGGAGTGCTGCTGCAATGTACCGGGGTACGAGGATCTTCAGTTCAGTTCTGTCCCATCCAATGGCTCAGAGATTCTACAATCTCGTCCTACTGCCACGCATCCGGGATGATTTGTGTGAATACAAGAGGCTCAACAGTCATCTGTATGCAGCCCTAAGGAAGGCTCTCTTCAAGCCAGCAGCCTTCTTCAAGGGTATCATTCTGCCTCTTCTTGAGTCCGGTGACTGTACCCTCCGGGAAGCCATCATTTTTGGCAGTGTCATTGCTCGCAATCAAATTCCCGTCCTCCACTCCTCTGCGTGTCTCCTTAAAATCTGCGAAATGGAGTATTCTGGGGCCAATTCCATTTTCATCCGAATTCTTCTGGACAAACGCTACGCTCTGCCCTACAGAGTTGTCGATGCGGCAGTCTTTCACTTCTTGCGCTTCGAACACGATAAGAGAACAATGCCAGTACTTTGGCATCAGAGCTTTCTGACTTTTGTGCAGAGGTACAAGAATGACATCTCGTCGGATCAGAAGGATGTCCTGCTGGGATTGCTCAGGAAGCAAGTTCATCCCAAACTAACGCCGGAGATTCGTCGGGAGCTCGTGGCGGCAAAATGCAGAGACATTGAAATTCCCAATGAGCAGGAAATGAAAGATGAAGAAGCTGGCCTTatggaaaataatgaatatGATCCTGTTTTTGATGCTCCCATGGATAGTGATTAATACGATtaatgaagaataaaaaattgaaataaaaaataattttgtttattgcTCCCTTTGGGTGTTGAatcacctattgtaatcctccgaTATGGTCAATCAGCTCCGATCGGTCTGATATTATAGGATAGAGGAGACCGGGGCGGCAGagtcagcaaatgaaatttttctttgccgatatttgtgaaaaaaaaaacatgtttgtaTCATACTGATcagagttccgctttgaaagaatttcttGTCATTGaaaaaaagcccgcgaattaactccagtgacatagtaaaattgcatatctgcaggagatatctttggaataagttacgaaaacgccgtgatgtatgcaaaacattttcggtGCCAATTTTTCAATgtacatattaggtgagattcttaacaatctcacctactataatcctaacaaaatttcatgtcgtccgatcgacctcaaacttggccaaaatgtgtttcgccacttcctgatcacgaatatatggggggctaagttaaattcccggccggccgtccggccgctctttagagcttaatagctcctaaactaaaaaagatatggacttgcggttttcggcaaaggttatatatcgcatgaaaattgcaacttggtgcattgaccccccacccctccttccgccattttgaagaccccccttttttgttttctcaatagctccgcccctgtggcatcgagcgggctcaaattttagtatgttatagctgggccttagagctttccatcaatacccaacttaaggtcccccgacccccccgacccgagctataagggtccaaaaaaaatttcttaaaatgaccataactccggttctaattgtcagaattgaaaaagtgagggctttttggaaagctctcgtgaaatgccacttccccttctaacattgcaagttcataaaaccaccgctaggggcgctattattaaaaagaaaatttttaaatcttaaaagttaaataactcaaaaattccattgtgcatcgggctgaaattttagtatgttgtagtcgttgattatacctaacaaacaaaaaaaccttaagtcgatctaaaacccctgacccgagctataaggggtcaaagttcgaacattgaccggcctctatctccggttctaattaacatggcgacctaaattttacctttttggtttcgtctcgatgagcactttcagatggaagttcaaaaattcaccacaggtggtgctgcgatagcgtcaaaattcatcgaaattcaaagtcacttttctcaaaaacggcattgtgaaagttaatgaaattttagtatgttgtagtccagtctaggacgtttccaaaatggtgcaaatgtgcgctgtggttaaaacagaaccggagatatgaggggtcaaagttcacaaaattcaaaaaatcatatctccggttctatgtgaccgattttgatgaatgagggcttaaacgaaagatctcaccaaatgctacaactttctagaatatttgaactttgtgggaccaacaccagaggcgccacagtcgaaaaatcaatttcaatatcacataacctcaattatctcgactgtcgctgaaccgattttgatgattacttcaacataattgtagaggacatttgtctctacatttcgtccatacatcattttccgctgagactacgctatcactccgattttgccatttaagtgtgaaaaaattgatttttcccataataacgctttgaaatcactcagatgccaatttgactgcctctactccacaaagacactcaaaatatggttttaaatggaaagtcccacaaaatacaacaattctttgatatagttgaagttcaacaaatgactacttggggcactctggatggaaaaacaagttaagaaacaaaaaacctcgcttatcttggcttctgagtaatcgattagatcaagttctacggcaaaattatagagtacattctggtctacatttcacccatatatcgcttttgtgccagttcatccaaatccttgatattttggtttaaatacaaaatttgtataatttcacgaatttgattcaagataactgaatggcgactcacaatttcagctccaaatcgaatttgcatgcactccgagttagctcacgttaagaatctcacctacataagccggttaggattatctgtccctttttaatgcatttcaaattaacctcgtgaaaaatatttgcatacatttaggtgcatttcaaaaaggatttttataaattagctcccaataagtaatttttcatatcaaaattctttcaatccgttttcacttatgTCAAAACTTCCTGCACTTCCAAACAATTTTGGGTGATGGtttgagagatttataaatcggttgaaaactggTAAACTTATGGAACAATTGCCCAGTGGGAAAAAATTTGCGAAATCCTTGAACTCGCGTGATCATTATTCTTATCCTCATGAATTGCACCAAtaaagaactttaaaaaaataatataagtaagataaatgatgcgaaagtacttttgtaaGGTATGGcttgtaatggcctctacacactagagaaatttatgtccatattgaagaatttcTCCTACACGAGTGTAGGAAATTTGctccaatatggacataaatttctttggtGTCACAAGTTCGCACATTATTATGTAAATCCTGGGATgcttttgccaccccttttataaGTGGAATTTGGCATCTGAAATTACCCTTTTTGAAATAGTTTGTGTAAACTAAAAAATTGTTATCATTTTGGATTCCGTCCACTTAAGAAATTGTTCCAAATAAtctcaataatattatatatataaaaactagtgataagtctagatcagtttattgtaggtgagattcttaacgtgagcaaactcggattgcatgcaatATTTGGAATCTTTGGAATATTTgcaatacagtagaaccccgctataggccatcgctctatagtccataatttatcgaccgttgatttcaaaacactgattttaagttaggttatgttttagctgagattccttactttacaatctcagcttttgtagtcacaggtgaaatgcgacctcgtcagatcgggcccaaattttggatgtacacgttttgacactcatagatcacgaaaatcatgtgcgccaaaaatcgattttcgtggacgtcccgtccgtccgtccgtccgtcgtataaccacttctggagagagaacggaaaga is from Phlebotomus papatasi isolate M1 chromosome 1, Ppap_2.1, whole genome shotgun sequence and encodes:
- the LOC129805266 gene encoding bystin, which translates into the protein MGKSKKKNMKLGQAPAKKALEDQIMESRMPKQKNRNKFRLKAEEESFVDARMTKKILDVARKQQIENEEVDFSTMFGPTPAEAHKILKKARRAPKLGKPAESDDEGDDEVGQQPEVTEHDFFDDVKVNDEDEKAIEMFQHKSGPKTKSLSEIIMEKIAEKQNELHTQLSDAGSLKIEEIDPRVKEMYEGVRDVMKKYRSGKVPKAFKVIPKLRNWEQILYITEPQHWSAAAMYRGTRIFSSVLSHPMAQRFYNLVLLPRIRDDLCEYKRLNSHLYAALRKALFKPAAFFKGIILPLLESGDCTLREAIIFGSVIARNQIPVLHSSACLLKICEMEYSGANSIFIRILLDKRYALPYRVVDAAVFHFLRFEHDKRTMPVLWHQSFLTFVQRYKNDISSDQKDVLLGLLRKQVHPKLTPEIRRELVAAKCRDIEIPNEQEMKDEEAGLMENNEYDPVFDAPMDSD